A window of Tautonia plasticadhaerens contains these coding sequences:
- a CDS encoding gluzincin family metallopeptidase gives MGLRPRTRRGGRRAMAALALAILPMMAGASARSTNFTVEAPSTEVARQVASYAEHYRRVVARQWIGEELPDWPRPCAVRIKITGGEAGGVTSFGFARGKVVDQEMSLEGRIDRILASALPHEVTHTIFAAYFGGPLPRWADEGASLLSEDRRERLRHERFASDLLTRSGGWRLPDLFSIEEYPSDLMGFYGQGYSVSRFLVEMGGRPRFLAFLRDGMAGGWDAATKAHYGFSNAKELDRAWRSWHSVASHDLPRDDSHGDRLVVRAQSPEGADTR, from the coding sequence ATGGGTTTGCGCCCCCGGACCCGGAGGGGGGGCCGCCGCGCGATGGCGGCCCTGGCGCTGGCGATCCTGCCGATGATGGCGGGCGCGTCGGCACGGTCGACGAACTTCACGGTCGAGGCGCCCTCGACGGAGGTCGCCCGGCAGGTGGCCAGCTACGCCGAGCATTATCGCCGGGTCGTCGCCCGGCAGTGGATCGGCGAGGAGCTGCCGGACTGGCCCCGGCCGTGCGCCGTCCGGATCAAGATCACCGGGGGGGAGGCGGGCGGGGTCACCTCGTTCGGCTTCGCCCGGGGGAAGGTGGTCGACCAGGAAATGAGTTTGGAGGGGAGGATCGACCGGATCCTGGCCTCGGCCCTGCCCCACGAGGTGACGCACACGATCTTCGCCGCCTACTTCGGCGGCCCGCTGCCGAGGTGGGCCGACGAGGGGGCCTCGCTGCTGAGCGAGGACCGCCGCGAGCGCCTGCGGCACGAGCGGTTCGCCTCGGACCTGCTGACCCGGAGCGGGGGTTGGCGGCTGCCGGACCTGTTCTCGATCGAGGAGTACCCGAGCGACCTGATGGGCTTCTACGGCCAGGGATACTCGGTCTCCCGGTTCCTGGTGGAGATGGGGGGGAGGCCCCGGTTCCTCGCTTTCCTGAGGGACGGGATGGCCGGCGGCTGGGACGCCGCCACGAAGGCCCACTACGGCTTCAGCAACGCGAAGGAGCTGGACCGGGCATGGCGGTCGTGGCACAGCGTGGCCTCCCACGACTTGCCGAGGGACGACTCGCACGGCGATCGGCTGGTCGTCCGGGCGCAGTCGCCGGAGGGGGCCGACACGCGGTAA
- the mobA gene encoding molybdenum cofactor guanylyltransferase — translation MEQLGAIVLCGGMSRRMGRPKEWLTIGGETFVGRVVRLASTRASIVVVSAAPGQDLPPLPPGVEVVRDPVPDLGPLRGIASGLGALVGRVEWAFAAAADAPMLEPRWIDRLRELASVEFDLVLPHVDGREHPLAALYRPEAAAPAALALLDSGASRLGLLPRSLRTRVVVAEELAGVDPRFQTLRNVNRPEDYDALLGPS, via the coding sequence ATGGAGCAGCTCGGCGCGATCGTCCTCTGCGGCGGCATGAGCCGACGGATGGGACGGCCGAAGGAGTGGCTGACGATCGGCGGCGAGACCTTCGTCGGCCGGGTCGTCCGCCTCGCCTCCACCCGGGCGTCGATCGTCGTCGTCTCGGCCGCCCCGGGCCAGGACCTCCCCCCCCTGCCCCCGGGCGTCGAGGTCGTCCGGGACCCGGTCCCCGACCTCGGCCCGCTCCGGGGGATCGCCTCCGGGCTGGGGGCGCTGGTCGGTCGGGTCGAGTGGGCCTTCGCCGCCGCCGCCGACGCCCCGATGCTGGAACCCCGCTGGATCGACCGGCTCCGGGAACTGGCCTCGGTCGAATTCGACCTGGTCCTCCCCCACGTTGACGGCCGGGAGCACCCCCTCGCCGCCCTCTACCGCCCCGAGGCCGCCGCCCCGGCCGCCCTGGCCCTGCTCGACTCGGGGGCCTCCCGGCTCGGGCTCCTGCCGAGGTCACTGCGGACCCGGGTCGTCGTCGCCGAGGAGCTGGCCGGCGTCGACCCCCGGTTCCAGACCCTCCGCAACGTCAACCGACCCGAGGACTACGACGCCCTGCTCGGCCCGTCCTGA
- a CDS encoding DUF1501 domain-containing protein codes for MLTIFGGGGARDCDGVTRRSFLRAGVLGLGGLSLADLLRLRASGAASADRQRSVILLWLSGGPGHMETWDPKPEATEGFRGPFGAIPTSVPGVHFGELLPEQARLMDRLAVLRTVSHGTGDHTKGNHWMLTGFEGPAFNAADNRVQRRPAMGSAVARLLGERRPGTPPYVAVPHLRGGTDNLFHYAAYLGGGADPFVVESDPNDPKFRVKNLQLPGELSLDRLEDRRALLRTIDGLKRGADPIVADLDAHYGRAFEMLSGREVAGAFDIASEPDEIRDRYGRHTFGQSALMARRLVESGVPFVTVNCVPWDHHGTAGRLRTEEGARQLIPPLDRAIGALIDDLIARGLYESTLVVAMGEFGRTPRMNKEGGRDHWGKTFSVLMGCGSMRMGQVVGRSSDRGEYVVDRPIGPQDVAATVYHHLGIDSRAVLFEDQTGRPIPLIETGEPIRELVG; via the coding sequence ATGCTCACGATCTTCGGCGGCGGCGGTGCTCGGGATTGCGACGGGGTGACGCGGCGGAGTTTCCTCCGGGCGGGAGTGCTGGGGCTGGGGGGGCTGTCGCTGGCGGACCTGCTCCGGCTCCGGGCCTCGGGGGCGGCCTCGGCCGATCGGCAGCGGAGCGTGATCCTGCTCTGGTTGAGCGGGGGCCCCGGGCACATGGAGACCTGGGACCCCAAGCCCGAGGCGACCGAGGGCTTCCGGGGGCCCTTCGGCGCGATCCCGACGAGCGTGCCGGGCGTCCACTTCGGCGAGCTCCTGCCCGAGCAGGCCCGCCTGATGGACCGGCTCGCCGTGCTCCGGACGGTCAGCCACGGGACCGGGGACCACACCAAGGGCAACCACTGGATGCTCACCGGGTTCGAGGGCCCGGCCTTCAACGCGGCCGACAACCGGGTCCAGCGCCGGCCGGCGATGGGATCGGCGGTGGCCCGTCTGCTGGGGGAGCGGAGGCCGGGCACGCCCCCTTACGTCGCCGTGCCCCACCTGAGGGGGGGCACCGACAACCTGTTCCACTACGCGGCGTACCTCGGCGGCGGGGCCGACCCGTTCGTCGTCGAGTCGGACCCGAACGACCCGAAGTTCCGGGTGAAGAACCTCCAGCTGCCGGGGGAATTGAGCCTCGACCGGCTGGAGGACCGTCGGGCGTTGCTCCGCACGATCGACGGGCTGAAGCGGGGGGCCGATCCGATCGTCGCCGACCTGGACGCGCACTACGGCCGGGCCTTCGAGATGCTCTCGGGCCGGGAGGTGGCCGGGGCCTTCGACATCGCCTCGGAGCCGGACGAGATCCGGGATCGCTACGGGAGGCACACCTTCGGCCAGAGCGCCCTGATGGCCCGTCGGCTGGTCGAGTCGGGCGTGCCGTTCGTCACGGTCAACTGCGTGCCCTGGGACCACCACGGGACCGCCGGTCGCCTGAGGACCGAGGAGGGGGCCCGGCAGCTCATCCCGCCGCTGGACCGGGCCATCGGCGCCCTGATCGACGACCTGATCGCCCGAGGGCTTTACGAGTCGACCCTGGTCGTCGCCATGGGGGAGTTCGGCCGGACCCCCCGGATGAACAAGGAGGGGGGCCGGGACCACTGGGGCAAGACCTTCAGCGTGCTGATGGGCTGCGGCTCGATGCGGATGGGCCAGGTCGTCGGCCGGAGCAGCGACCGGGGAGAGTACGTCGTCGACCGGCCGATCGGCCCGCAGGACGTGGCCGCGACGGTCTACCACCACCTGGGGATCGACTCGCGCGCGGTCCTGTTCGAGGACCAGACCGGGAGGCCGATCCCGCTGATCGAGACCGGTGAGCCGATCCGGGAGTTGGTCGGCTGA
- a CDS encoding PLP-dependent cysteine synthase family protein: protein MNPPPPLAGSILETIGNTPLVELRRLSTRLGLTGRLLAKLEYFSPGASKKDRVALEIVRTAKADGSLAEGQAVVELTSGNTGTGLAIVCRALGHPFVAVMSRGNSVERARMMAALGAEVVLVDQAPGSLPGRVSGEDLARVDEVAGRVVADRGAFRARQFEREGSVLAHERHTGPELWEQSGGDLDAYVDCPGTSGSLTGVARALKARDPAIRVFAVEPGGAAVLAGHPPTDPGHRIQGAGYARSGADLPLFDPGLVDGYLTVGDEEAIGAARMLAEEEGIFAGFSTGAHLAAAIRLLGGEAEGASIAFLACDGGLKYLSTDLYP, encoded by the coding sequence ATGAATCCACCGCCGCCGCTGGCAGGATCGATCCTGGAGACGATCGGCAACACGCCGCTGGTCGAGCTTCGGAGGTTGTCGACGCGACTCGGCCTGACCGGCCGGCTGCTGGCGAAGCTGGAATACTTCAGCCCGGGGGCGAGCAAGAAGGACCGGGTGGCGCTGGAGATCGTCCGCACGGCGAAGGCGGACGGCAGCCTCGCCGAGGGCCAGGCGGTCGTCGAGCTGACCAGCGGCAACACCGGGACGGGCCTGGCGATCGTCTGCCGGGCGCTGGGGCACCCCTTCGTGGCGGTGATGTCGAGGGGCAACAGCGTCGAGCGGGCGAGGATGATGGCGGCGCTAGGCGCCGAGGTGGTGCTGGTCGACCAGGCCCCGGGGTCGTTGCCGGGACGGGTCTCCGGCGAGGACCTCGCGCGGGTGGACGAGGTGGCCGGGCGGGTCGTCGCCGATCGCGGGGCGTTCCGGGCCCGGCAGTTCGAGCGCGAGGGCAGCGTCCTGGCCCACGAGCGGCACACCGGGCCGGAGCTCTGGGAGCAGTCGGGGGGGGACCTCGACGCCTACGTCGACTGCCCCGGCACGAGCGGGTCGCTGACCGGCGTGGCCCGGGCCCTGAAGGCCAGGGACCCCGCGATCCGGGTCTTCGCCGTCGAGCCGGGCGGCGCCGCCGTGCTCGCCGGGCACCCGCCGACGGACCCGGGCCACCGGATCCAGGGGGCCGGCTACGCCAGGTCCGGGGCCGACCTGCCGCTGTTCGACCCCGGCCTCGTCGACGGCTACTTGACGGTCGGCGACGAGGAGGCGATCGGGGCGGCCCGGATGCTCGCGGAGGAGGAGGGGATCTTCGCCGGGTTCTCGACCGGCGCCCACCTGGCGGCGGCGATCCGACTGCTCGGCGGGGAGGCCGAGGGGGCGTCGATCGCCTTCCTCGCCTGCGACGGCGGGTTGAAATACCTGTCCACGGATCTTTATCCGTGA
- a CDS encoding ECF-type sigma factor — protein sequence MTDVSRLLDAAHRGDPHAAAELLPLVYDELRGLAAAKMANEKPGHTLDATALVHEAYARLTGGQSFESRSHFLRAAARAMRRILVDHARARNAAKRGGQARRVELDPNHPAIAPTDARLEALDEALSRLAVEYPSQAELVQLRYFAGLTLDECAQALGVSSRTADTWWAFARAWLAVALGES from the coding sequence ATGACGGACGTCTCGCGACTCCTGGACGCGGCCCACCGCGGCGACCCGCACGCCGCCGCGGAGTTGCTGCCCCTGGTCTACGACGAGCTGCGTGGGCTCGCCGCCGCGAAGATGGCGAACGAGAAGCCGGGGCACACGCTCGACGCCACGGCGCTCGTCCACGAAGCCTACGCGCGGCTGACCGGCGGGCAGTCGTTCGAGTCGCGCAGCCATTTCCTGCGGGCGGCCGCCCGGGCCATGCGGCGCATCCTCGTCGATCACGCCCGGGCTCGCAACGCCGCCAAGCGGGGCGGGCAGGCCCGGCGTGTCGAACTCGATCCGAACCACCCGGCCATCGCCCCGACGGACGCAAGGCTCGAGGCGCTCGACGAGGCGTTGAGCCGTCTGGCCGTCGAATATCCGAGTCAGGCCGAACTGGTGCAACTCCGGTATTTCGCCGGCCTGACGCTCGACGAGTGTGCCCAGGCGCTCGGCGTCTCCTCCCGGACCGCGGACACCTGGTGGGCCTTCGCCCGCGCCTGGCTCGCCGTCGCGCTCGGTGAGTCCTGA
- a CDS encoding DUF1559 domain-containing protein gives MRLERRRGFTLIELLVVIAIIGVLIALLLPAVQAAREAARRAQCTNNLKQMGLGIHNYHSAIGTFPMGNARAFESPGVITDWGTFSAHSMLLPYLEQNALYDSCNFDWNIWYEWGLQINATVWNVKVSAFLCPSDGNAGQDHLNNYHGSFGTGTQPWSERTNGIFAPRFTAYGVHSITDGTSNTIAFVEALTGDYGNLRQKHRQMASGVPGGNVDSQPYVLSDARQNLPAVMAQAQACMDRIQTTPGGNSNRGFRWQTGSPGLTLTNIILTPNSTQYPFSSCRWDCGEGCGTDFGHLHVPSSAHPGGVNVCFADGSIRFVKDSVAQTVWMSLGSRDGGEVVSADQY, from the coding sequence ATGCGTCTCGAACGTCGCCGAGGATTCACCCTGATCGAGCTGCTGGTGGTGATCGCCATCATCGGGGTGCTGATCGCCCTGCTCCTGCCGGCCGTCCAGGCGGCCCGGGAGGCCGCCCGACGCGCCCAGTGCACCAACAACCTGAAGCAGATGGGCCTGGGCATCCACAACTACCACTCGGCCATCGGGACCTTCCCGATGGGCAACGCCCGGGCCTTCGAGTCCCCCGGCGTGATCACCGACTGGGGGACCTTCAGCGCCCACTCCATGCTGCTGCCCTACCTGGAGCAGAATGCGCTGTACGACTCCTGCAACTTCGACTGGAACATCTGGTACGAGTGGGGCTTGCAGATCAACGCGACGGTCTGGAACGTGAAGGTATCGGCCTTCCTCTGCCCCTCCGACGGCAACGCCGGCCAGGACCACCTGAATAATTACCACGGCAGCTTCGGGACCGGCACCCAGCCCTGGTCGGAACGGACCAACGGGATCTTCGCGCCGAGGTTCACGGCCTACGGCGTGCATTCGATCACCGACGGGACCTCGAACACGATCGCCTTCGTCGAGGCGCTGACGGGGGACTACGGCAACCTCCGCCAGAAACACCGGCAGATGGCCTCGGGCGTGCCCGGGGGCAACGTGGATTCCCAGCCCTACGTCCTCTCCGACGCGAGGCAGAACTTGCCGGCGGTCATGGCGCAGGCCCAGGCCTGCATGGACCGGATCCAGACGACGCCGGGGGGCAACTCCAATCGGGGGTTCCGCTGGCAGACCGGGTCGCCGGGCCTGACGCTGACGAACATCATCCTGACGCCGAACTCGACGCAGTACCCGTTCTCCTCCTGCCGATGGGATTGCGGCGAGGGCTGCGGGACCGACTTCGGCCACCTGCACGTCCCTTCCAGCGCGCACCCGGGGGGCGTGAACGTCTGCTTCGCGGACGGCTCGATCCGGTTCGTGAAGGATTCGGTGGCGCAGACCGTGTGGATGTCGCTGGGCTCCCGGGACGGGGGCGAGGTGGTGTCCGCGGATCAGTATTAA
- a CDS encoding cysteine hydrolase family protein — MKNDDLHGNAPDEAGVALLLIDVINDLDFPDGEQLLGHALPMAHRIVALKREARRLGIPVVYVNDNFGRWQSNFHAQVEHCLRDDVPGRPIVELLAPGEEDYFVLKPKHSGFFSTTLDILLEYLKAESLILTGIAGNICVLFTANDAYMRDFSLFVPGDCVASNTEEENRYALEQMGRVLKADTRPSTELDLGGFARPAARAPGGRRSGGRGTGGDG, encoded by the coding sequence ATGAAAAACGACGACCTCCACGGCAACGCGCCCGACGAGGCCGGTGTCGCGCTGCTGCTGATCGACGTCATCAACGACCTCGACTTCCCTGACGGCGAGCAGTTGCTCGGGCACGCCCTGCCGATGGCCCATCGGATCGTGGCGCTGAAGCGGGAGGCCCGGCGGCTCGGCATCCCGGTCGTCTACGTCAACGACAACTTCGGGCGCTGGCAGTCGAACTTCCATGCACAGGTCGAACATTGCCTGCGCGACGACGTGCCCGGCCGGCCGATCGTCGAGCTGCTGGCGCCGGGCGAGGAGGACTACTTCGTGCTGAAGCCGAAGCACTCCGGCTTCTTCTCGACCACGCTGGACATCCTGCTCGAATACCTGAAGGCGGAGTCGCTGATCCTGACGGGGATCGCGGGCAACATCTGCGTGCTGTTCACGGCGAACGACGCCTACATGCGGGATTTCTCCCTGTTCGTGCCGGGCGACTGCGTGGCGTCGAACACCGAGGAGGAGAACCGGTACGCCCTGGAGCAGATGGGCCGGGTGCTGAAGGCCGACACCCGCCCGTCGACGGAGCTGGACCTCGGGGGATTCGCCCGGCCGGCGGCGCGGGCCCCGGGCGGGCGCCGATCGGGGGGGCGGGGGACGGGGGGCGACGGTTAA
- a CDS encoding protein kinase domain-containing protein → MNELDLFAAAIAIPDRSERVAYLDRECSGRAELRQRLDLLLDQHDRSHQLLDLPNGADRDDPTADHRASSLVGTVIAGRYKLLEQIGEGGMGTVWVAEQTEPVRRKVALKLIKTGMDSKAVLARFEAERQALAMMDHPNIAKVLDGGLTDAGRPFFVMEYVKGIPITEYCDSLRMNVADRLDLFVQACSAVQHAHQKGIIHRDLKPSNILVAPYDDRPVPKVIDFGLAKALHQRLTDRTLHTSHEAVIGTPLYMSPEQAQLNNLDVDTRSDVYSLGVLLYELLTGTTPLEKARFKQAAWEEIRRLIREEEPPRPSTRLSSTRTLPSLAACRQTEPVRLTRQLRGELDWIVMKTLEKDRTRRYETANGLAKDIQRFLAGETVEACPPTLGYRLAKLYRRNRGAVLTAGSFAAVLLIATVVSLAFAAMSARSERRARDQERAAAASARRAIEQEQVAATRARETLDANRALEDERERLIRLDYARSMQLAESSWRDGSAVNAISLLDKAPPGLRGWEWHYLDRLCRTGHRLSLEGHTGGVEYAAYDPTGERIVTTSEDKTAKVWDARTGALIHTLDGHAEGDSVTYAEFSPDGSQILTSGRKNETTKVWDARTGTEQFTLEGGTNLHDTRLFSRDGTQILTMAGAGMFVGLAKAIVSNARTGAEEYTIDPGETSPALQSAVFSPDGKRLLVVPVFESPTLWDARSGKKERSLDELVGEWDTVSFSPDGARVLTLGMDGKSARLWDVQTGTLIRTLEGQDFRMGSRVAFSPDGTRIFMVGGGSDGTAKIWDAETGRVTLILQGGGLRGARSATFSPDGERLLAADEGDPSARLWDARTGALIRTFNGHRGRVSSAGFSPDGASILTASRDETARVWDVDPPPGPLAFLQTGPDGSGWRIGDVTFSRDGSRIAVVWNQGPLTSPGPSEIRVWNVREETVASILPVQAGVVYSAEFSPDPRGTRLITVCFQRRLLALVWDVQTGEILHTLKGLSSSSSPTSFSSDGSMVVTEGGDPSHQVLENGILRRRMKVWDMRTGDPLRTLDGRFAEVSSAFSPDDTRILAADEGSVTEWDVRTGRKIRTVREGHAWLLPDGTRIVTLGGDNRAIVWDVETGREIVSLAGVGDMREPYFSPNGDRILTVTRDQTWKLWDAATGDELITLRPDVGAESVRFSPDGRWIVGTDLRGGVCVFDGTPLPGSSSP, encoded by the coding sequence ATGAACGAACTCGACCTGTTCGCCGCCGCCATCGCCATCCCCGATCGGTCGGAACGAGTCGCCTACCTCGACCGCGAATGTTCCGGCCGGGCGGAGTTGCGTCAACGCCTCGACTTGCTGCTGGACCAGCACGACCGTTCCCACCAGCTCCTGGATCTCCCGAACGGCGCCGACCGGGACGATCCGACGGCAGACCACCGGGCATCGTCGCTCGTCGGCACCGTGATCGCCGGCCGGTACAAGCTGCTGGAGCAGATCGGCGAGGGGGGCATGGGGACGGTCTGGGTCGCCGAGCAGACCGAGCCGGTCCGGCGCAAGGTGGCCCTCAAGCTGATCAAGACCGGGATGGATTCGAAGGCGGTGCTGGCCCGCTTCGAGGCCGAGCGGCAGGCCCTGGCGATGATGGACCATCCCAACATCGCCAAGGTGCTCGACGGCGGCCTGACCGACGCCGGTCGGCCGTTCTTCGTCATGGAGTACGTGAAGGGCATCCCGATCACCGAGTATTGCGACTCGCTGCGGATGAACGTCGCCGATCGGCTCGACCTGTTCGTGCAGGCCTGCTCGGCCGTTCAGCATGCGCATCAGAAGGGGATCATCCACCGGGACCTGAAGCCCTCGAACATCCTGGTGGCCCCGTACGACGACCGGCCGGTCCCCAAGGTCATCGACTTCGGGCTCGCCAAGGCGCTGCACCAGCGGCTCACGGACCGCACGCTGCACACGAGCCACGAGGCCGTGATCGGGACGCCGCTCTACATGTCTCCCGAGCAGGCGCAGCTCAACAACCTGGACGTCGACACGCGGTCGGACGTCTATTCGCTGGGCGTCCTGCTCTACGAGCTGCTCACCGGGACGACGCCGCTGGAGAAGGCCCGCTTCAAGCAAGCGGCCTGGGAGGAGATCCGGCGGCTCATCCGCGAAGAGGAGCCGCCCCGGCCGAGCACGCGTTTGAGCTCCACCCGGACGCTGCCGTCGCTGGCCGCATGCCGGCAGACGGAGCCGGTTAGGCTCACGAGGCAACTGCGCGGGGAGCTCGACTGGATCGTCATGAAGACGCTGGAGAAGGACCGCACGCGGCGTTACGAGACGGCCAACGGCCTCGCGAAAGACATCCAGCGATTCCTCGCCGGCGAGACGGTCGAGGCCTGCCCGCCGACCCTGGGCTACCGGCTGGCGAAGCTCTATCGCAGGAACCGAGGCGCGGTCCTGACGGCCGGGTCGTTCGCCGCGGTGCTGCTGATCGCGACCGTCGTGAGCCTGGCGTTCGCCGCGATGTCGGCGCGTTCGGAGCGGCGGGCCCGCGACCAGGAGCGAGCGGCGGCCGCGAGCGCCAGGAGGGCGATCGAGCAGGAGCAGGTCGCCGCCACCAGGGCCCGGGAGACGCTCGACGCCAATCGCGCCCTGGAGGACGAGCGCGAGCGGCTGATCCGCCTCGATTACGCCCGGTCGATGCAATTAGCCGAGTCGTCGTGGCGGGACGGCAGCGCGGTGAACGCAATCTCGCTCCTCGACAAGGCCCCGCCCGGGCTGCGCGGATGGGAGTGGCACTACCTCGATCGCCTGTGCCGCACGGGCCACCGGCTCTCGCTCGAAGGGCACACCGGCGGGGTGGAATACGCCGCGTACGATCCGACCGGCGAGCGGATCGTCACGACGAGCGAGGACAAGACGGCGAAGGTCTGGGACGCCAGGACCGGGGCGCTCATCCATACGCTCGACGGGCACGCCGAAGGGGACTCCGTGACTTACGCCGAGTTCAGCCCCGATGGCTCGCAGATCCTCACGTCTGGGAGGAAAAACGAGACGACGAAGGTGTGGGACGCCCGGACGGGGACGGAGCAATTCACGCTCGAAGGAGGCACGAACCTTCACGACACCCGCCTGTTCAGTCGTGACGGCACGCAGATCCTCACCATGGCCGGTGCGGGCATGTTCGTGGGCCTGGCGAAGGCCATCGTGTCGAACGCCAGGACCGGGGCGGAAGAATACACCATCGACCCCGGGGAAACGTCGCCTGCCCTCCAATCCGCCGTGTTCAGCCCTGACGGCAAGCGTCTCCTCGTCGTTCCCGTATTCGAGTCGCCGACGCTCTGGGATGCCAGGTCCGGCAAGAAGGAACGGTCACTCGACGAGCTGGTCGGGGAGTGGGACACCGTTTCGTTCAGTCCCGATGGCGCACGAGTCCTCACCCTCGGCATGGATGGCAAGTCCGCCAGGCTGTGGGACGTCCAGACCGGGACACTCATCCGAACCCTCGAAGGCCAGGACTTCCGCATGGGGTCGCGTGTCGCGTTCAGTCCCGACGGGACGCGGATCTTCATGGTCGGCGGCGGCAGCGACGGGACCGCGAAGATCTGGGACGCCGAGACCGGGAGGGTGACACTCATCCTGCAAGGGGGTGGCCTTCGTGGTGCGAGATCGGCGACCTTCAGCCCGGACGGCGAACGACTCCTCGCCGCCGACGAGGGCGACCCCTCGGCAAGGCTCTGGGACGCCCGGACCGGAGCCCTCATCAGGACGTTCAACGGCCATCGGGGCCGGGTGAGTAGCGCCGGTTTCAGCCCGGACGGCGCGTCCATCCTCACCGCCAGCCGGGACGAGACGGCTCGGGTCTGGGACGTGGACCCGCCTCCTGGCCCGCTCGCCTTCCTGCAGACCGGCCCCGACGGATCCGGTTGGCGCATCGGGGACGTCACCTTCAGTCGGGACGGTTCCCGGATTGCCGTCGTCTGGAACCAAGGCCCCTTGACCTCTCCGGGACCTTCCGAGATCCGCGTGTGGAACGTCCGGGAGGAGACGGTCGCCTCCATCCTCCCCGTACAAGCCGGCGTGGTGTACTCCGCGGAATTCAGCCCCGATCCGCGGGGCACTCGGCTCATCACCGTTTGTTTCCAACGGAGGCTGCTGGCGTTGGTGTGGGACGTCCAGACCGGGGAGATCTTGCACACGCTGAAAGGGCTGAGTTCCTCAAGCAGTCCGACCTCGTTCAGTTCCGATGGGTCGATGGTCGTCACCGAGGGCGGGGATCCCTCGCACCAAGTCCTCGAAAATGGGATTTTGCGGCGAAGGATGAAGGTCTGGGACATGCGAACCGGGGATCCCCTCCGTACGCTCGACGGGCGCTTCGCCGAGGTATCCTCCGCCTTCAGCCCCGACGATACGCGGATCCTCGCCGCCGACGAGGGATCGGTGACCGAATGGGACGTCCGGACCGGGAGGAAGATCCGAACGGTCAGGGAAGGCCACGCGTGGCTCCTCCCCGACGGCACGCGGATCGTGACCCTCGGCGGCGACAATCGTGCCATCGTGTGGGACGTCGAGACCGGGAGGGAGATCGTCTCCCTCGCGGGCGTCGGGGACATGCGGGAGCCTTACTTCAGCCCGAACGGCGACCGAATCCTCACGGTCACCCGGGACCAGACCTGGAAGCTGTGGGACGCGGCGACGGGCGACGAGCTCATCACCCTGAGGCCCGACGTCGGCGCCGAGTCCGTCCGGTTCAGCCCGGACGGTCGGTGGATCGTCGGGACGGATCTGAGGGGCGGCGTCTGCGTGTTCGACGGCACGCCGCTCCCGGGATCGAGCTCGCCATGA